From the genome of Verrucomicrobiota bacterium:
TTCACAGAAACGTTGCGGCCGGTATTTTCGGGCGATGACTTGGTAGGACATAACTTAAGGGAGCACAGCGCGGGCGAAATTAGAGCCCAGGACCGGACATTTCATAGAGGTTCCGTCAACGAGAGATTCCCACGGACCCGAGGAAACAGGATTCCGCTCAGGATCCGCCGGGGGCAAGGGAAGAAAAAATGCCAGGGTGACCACGACATATGCCGAGCAAACTACCGTTGCTGCATTCCTGCCCTGGCGGGGTTCGTAAGTCCGCATCTCATGGGCCCTGGCAAATTCAAAAATCGTGCGGCGATCTAATCGACGGGAGCGCGCGTGATCAAGCCTTAACCGATTTCTTGAGGGTTGGCTCGAAGAAAATCGAGCTTTGCGGGTGTCGCGGGCAAAGTTGAAGGCTTAGATCACGCCAGAATGCCGTGAGCGACATGCCCGAAGACGTCGGTGAGCCGGTGATCGCGTCCTCCGTGCCTGAACGTCAACTGTTCATGATCGAAGCCCAACAAGTGGAGGATGGTGGCGTGCAAATCGTGCAGATGAACCCCGTTCTCCACCACGCGATATCCGTAGTCATCTGTCGTTCCGTAGGTGAGTCCCGGTCGCACCCCTCCGCCAGCCATCCAGGCACAGAAACTTTCGGGCTGATGTTCGCGCCCGTGCTTTTCCAAGGGTTGCGTTCCACTGAGGTCCTGGCTCCAGGGCGTTCGCCCGAACTCGCCGCTCCACACGACCAGGGTATCCTGCAATAACCCGCGGCCTTTCAGGTCCTTCACCAGAGCGGTCACAGGCTGGTCGGTCTGGGCGCACATGCGGGGCAGACCGTCGCGGATTTGGCCATGATGATCCCAGCCGTCCATGGTGACTTGAATGAAGCGCACGCCGGCCTCCGCGAACCGCCGCGCAAGCAGGCACGCGCGCGCGTTGCGATCTGTGGGCTCTTTGCCCACGCCGTAGAGGTCCAGAGTTGTTTGGGATTCACCCGCAAGATCGATCCATCGGGGCGTTTCCGTCTGCATGCGAAAGGCCAGTTCGAACGATTGGATGACGCCCTCCATCTGGATGTCGGGGCCCGATCGTCCAACAAGCCCCGCATTCATGGAGCGCAACAGTTCCAGGCGCCGGCGCTGGGTGGCGGCCGGTGCGGAGGCGTCGCTGAGGTATTGAATGGGAAGGTCGGTCGGTCCGCTTGGCTTGGCATTGACCTTGGTTCCTTGGTGAATGGCGGGGAGGAAGGCGGAGCCGTAATTGCGGGAATCGCCTTGCGGATTGAGGGTGATGAAGCTGGGGAGATTCTGATTTTCGGTTCCCAAACCGTAACTGACCCAGGCGCCCAACGAGGGCCTCAGTGACAGGAAAGCGCCGGTGTGCAGTTGCAGGGTCGCCTGGTCATGAGAACGATTGTCCGCGGACATGGAGCGTACCAGGCAAAGATCATCGGCGACGGTGGCCAGATGCGGCAGCAGGTCGGACATCACGATGCCCGCTTGTCCGCGCGGGGCGAAGGGAGACATGGGGCCGAGGGACATGGAATTCTCGAGTCCGACGGTCGCTTCCTTTCCGAGAAACGGGATGTAGGGTTTATTGCCTTCTTCAGCTTTGAGGCGGGGTTTGTTGTCGAATAAATCGTGCTGGGAAGGCCCGCCGGCCATGAAAAGAAAGATGACGCGTTTGGCCCGGGGGCCAAAGTGAGGGGCGCGTGGAACCAGGGGATTGGCGTCGGCCATGGCCCGTTCTGTGAGCAGGGCATTCAACGCCAGGGAACCGAACCCGCAGGCCGTGGTCTGGAGAAAGCGGCGTCGGGATGCAAGTGAAGCCTTCATCAATGTCCTCGGGGTTTACAGTTTGAACAAGAATTCGTTGGAGCAAAGCAGCGCATGACAAAGCTCGGTCCAGGCGGCCCGTTGTGGGTGAGTGGCCTCCGGGGGAGGCTCGGCCAGAAATCGCTCGGCCCGATGGATTTCGTCCTGCTCGGGCGCGCGTTGGAGGACCCTTTGATAGAGGCGCGTCATGCGTTCGCGGTCAGGAAGGCCTTCCGGTCCGAGCGCCCATTCGGCGAGATGACCGGCATGGGTTTTCATGAACCCACTGTTGAGCAGGAACAGCGCCTGGGTGGCGACGCTGGTGGAGGGACGCTGGCCCGTCATTTCGGTCGGAGGGACGAAATCGAAGAAATTTCTCAACTCGGCGGGGCCGGGCTGTGCCCGGGAGCGGACGACCGGGAGATAGATCGTGCGCAGGCGATGCTGTTGCTCGGGGAAAATGCTGGTGCGAAAGCTGATCGGATTCGGGTCTTTGGGGTCGAGCCCGCCAACGTTCTCCAGAAGATGAAGGGCGAGGGCGGGGCCGCCCGGAGCAGGTAGAAGCCGGCCGGTGACGGCGAGAATGGCGTCGCGCAGCGATTCGGCGTCCAGCCGGCGTGAAGGCATGCGGGACCACAACCGGTTGTCCGGATCAGCCTGATGTTTGCCGGGATCGTGGGAACTGGCCTGAGCGTAGGTGCGGGAAAGAGCGATTTCTCGAAGGATCCTTTTTTGAGACCAGTTCCCGTGGATCAACGATTGCGCGAGGTAATCGAGCAACCCGGGGTGGACCGGAGGATCCCCGCGGGTGCCGAAATAATCGACTGACCGGACGAGCCCTTCTCCCATCATTTGTTTCCAAAGTCGATTGGCGAGGACGCGGGAAGTGAGCGGATGGCGCGGTTGGGTGAGCCATTGAGCAAGTTCCAGCCTTCCGCTCGCGTGCGGAGGGATGGCGGGTGGAGGATCGGTTTGAACGACACGGATGAATCCGCGAGGCACCACGCGACCCGGTGTTCGCGGGTTGCCTCGTTGATGGATCGGGCCGTCGGCCGGCTCCGACGATTCCCGAACTGCGTAAGCGACGGAGGCTTTGGGAGCGATAAACGCCAGATGATGCAGGCGCGTTTGCAACTGACCCAACTGCTTCTCCAACTCGGCCTGTCTGGGTTTCCCATTCTTTTCCGCGCTGGTCGAGGCAGTCGGGGCGTTGGTGGATGCCTGGGACAGGGCGGTTTTTACCCGGGAGAGCTCGGCGGAGAGCGCGGCGCGTTCGGATCGAATCTTCTCCACCTGGGCCAGGTGCCGCGCCAGGGATTCCTCACGCCGAAGCCGATCCTCGGGAGGCTCGGGCAGCTCGGAAACCAGGATCGAGCTCCAGACCCCCCGGTCTGTCATGAACGAGGATTCGGTGCTGTTGAAGATACCTGCCATGCCGTAGTAGTCCTCGAGGCGGATCGGATCGAACTTGTGGTCGTGGCAGCGAACACAACCGAGAGACTGGCCGAGGAACGAGGCGCCGATTTTCTGAATTTGATGATCGACGATGTCCGCTTTCAACTGGGCTTTGTCTCCCGTGACGATGTGGATTTCCCCGAGCAGGAGGAATCCGGTGGCAATGATGGCCTCCTGGCGTTCCCGGGCATCCCGCAAAGGCATCAAGTCCCCCGCGATCTGTTCGTGGACGAAGCGGTCGAAGGGTTTGTCTGAATTCAGCGCTTGGACCACGTAGTCACGGTAACGCCAGGCGTACGGGGCGGGCACGTCGTTGACGGTGCCGAGTTGGTCGGCGTAACCCACGAGATCCAGCCAATGCCGCGCCCAGCGTTCGCCAAACGCGGGTGAAGTCAGGAGCTTGTCCACCACCTTTTCCCGGGCTTCCGTCGAAGGGTTGGACAGAAAGCGGGCTGCTTCGCCTTCATCGGGCGGCAAGCCGGTGAGATCGAAAGTCACCCGGCGCAACCAATTCTGAGGCGCGGCATCGGGGGCGGGGCGCAACCCCGACGCTTCCATTCGGGCCAGCAGAAATCGGTCGATGGTGTTCCGCGGCCAGTCGGCCTGGAGTACGGACGGAGGAACGGGGGAAAGGATGGGCTGAAAAGCCCAATGCGCCGGCGGAGGCTCGGCCAGTTGCGCGTCACCGGGAAGCAAGAGAAGCACGGAGGCCAGCCCGAACCATCCGAAAATGCCGCGCTCGCCGACGCTAATGATGCGTCGGAGGCGGGAAGCGGGGAGTCTTGGTTTCCCGAACATGAGTCATCGAGAAACCTAACTCAAACGACCATTGAAGCCAAGCAATCTTCGAAGGAGATTCGGGGCGGCCGTGTATCCCGATGTTGTCGGTGATGCGCGAGGCAGCTTTACGGAGCGGCCTTCACTCCGCTTCAAGGTGTGTCTTCAATGGGGGTTGGCAGCTTCAACGGGCAAGGGTGCTGACAGGGCGAAAGCATTCACCCAGGGCGGGCCATGGAGCGGGAGGAGATCGCCGCGGCCCATTGGCGCGAGCGGAAGCGCCGTGAACAGCGCGCCCCGACAACGTGCGGATCCGCCGGAGAGAGTGGACGGGACTTTTGATGTTTGAAGTTCGGGGCGGGTTGGGTTTGGATTTCATTCCATGAAACACACGGAAGAAGGAGGAGCCATCCTGGGCCGGACGCGGCGTCATTTCCTCTCCCGCTCGGCCGCAGGCTTGGGCGCCATGGCCTTGGGCTCCCTGCTTGAGCCCGGTTTGGTGCGCGGGGCCGAACGTCTCGCACGTGGCGAATCTTGGCGCGGGGTCCTGGGGGCTCTGCCTTTTCGAGCCAAGGCCAAGCGCATTATTTACCTCTATCAGGCCGGCGGCCCCTCCCACCTGGAAACCTTCGATCCCAAGCCCAAGTTGAAGGAACTGGACGGGAAGGCGATGCCGGAGTCGATGACCAAGGGGCAGCAGATTGCCCAACTGCAAGGGCGTGAGTTGAAATGTCTGGCCCCGCAAACGGAATTCAAACGGTATGGCCAGGCCGGCATCGAGATCTCGGAACTGTTCCCCCGCACGGGCGCGGTCATGGACGAAATCTGCTTGATCCGGTCCCTGCACACCGAACAGATCAATCATGACCCCGCCCACATGTTCATGAACACCGGCTCGATCATTGCCGGACGTCCCAGCATGGGCTCATGGCTGTTGTACGGGCTGGGTTCCGAGGCCGAGGATCTGCCGGGCTACGTCGTGCTGCAATCGGCAGGCAAGGGAGGTCAAATGCAGCCCATCGCGGCGAGACAATGGCACAGCGGTTTCCTGCCCAGCCGTTTCCAGGGAGTGCGGCTTCAATCCAAAGGCGAGCCCGTCCTTTATTTGGATCGCCCGCCCGGGGTCGACCAGGAAAGCCAGAAGCGCTTGGTGGAGTCGGTGCGAGAGTTGAACGTCGCCAGACACGAGGACTGGCAGGATCCCGAGATCTTGACGCGAATCGCCCAATACGAAATGGCCTTCAAGATGCAGGCGAGCGTCCCGAGCTTGGTGGACTTTTCGGGCGAGCCTCAACATGTGTTGGACCTTTACGGTGCCAAGCCGGGGGATGGC
Proteins encoded in this window:
- a CDS encoding DUF1501 domain-containing protein yields the protein MKASLASRRRFLQTTACGFGSLALNALLTERAMADANPLVPRAPHFGPRAKRVIFLFMAGGPSQHDLFDNKPRLKAEEGNKPYIPFLGKEATVGLENSMSLGPMSPFAPRGQAGIVMSDLLPHLATVADDLCLVRSMSADNRSHDQATLQLHTGAFLSLRPSLGAWVSYGLGTENQNLPSFITLNPQGDSRNYGSAFLPAIHQGTKVNAKPSGPTDLPIQYLSDASAPAATQRRRLELLRSMNAGLVGRSGPDIQMEGVIQSFELAFRMQTETPRWIDLAGESQTTLDLYGVGKEPTDRNARACLLARRFAEAGVRFIQVTMDGWDHHGQIRDGLPRMCAQTDQPVTALVKDLKGRGLLQDTLVVWSGEFGRTPWSQDLSGTQPLEKHGREHQPESFCAWMAGGGVRPGLTYGTTDDYGYRVVENGVHLHDLHATILHLLGFDHEQLTFRHGGRDHRLTDVFGHVAHGILA
- a CDS encoding DUF1549 domain-containing protein; this translates as MFGKPRLPASRLRRIISVGERGIFGWFGLASVLLLLPGDAQLAEPPPAHWAFQPILSPVPPSVLQADWPRNTIDRFLLARMEASGLRPAPDAAPQNWLRRVTFDLTGLPPDEGEAARFLSNPSTEAREKVVDKLLTSPAFGERWARHWLDLVGYADQLGTVNDVPAPYAWRYRDYVVQALNSDKPFDRFVHEQIAGDLMPLRDARERQEAIIATGFLLLGEIHIVTGDKAQLKADIVDHQIQKIGASFLGQSLGCVRCHDHKFDPIRLEDYYGMAGIFNSTESSFMTDRGVWSSILVSELPEPPEDRLRREESLARHLAQVEKIRSERAALSAELSRVKTALSQASTNAPTASTSAEKNGKPRQAELEKQLGQLQTRLHHLAFIAPKASVAYAVRESSEPADGPIHQRGNPRTPGRVVPRGFIRVVQTDPPPAIPPHASGRLELAQWLTQPRHPLTSRVLANRLWKQMMGEGLVRSVDYFGTRGDPPVHPGLLDYLAQSLIHGNWSQKRILREIALSRTYAQASSHDPGKHQADPDNRLWSRMPSRRLDAESLRDAILAVTGRLLPAPGGPALALHLLENVGGLDPKDPNPISFRTSIFPEQQHRLRTIYLPVVRSRAQPGPAELRNFFDFVPPTEMTGQRPSTSVATQALFLLNSGFMKTHAGHLAEWALGPEGLPDRERMTRLYQRVLQRAPEQDEIHRAERFLAEPPPEATHPQRAAWTELCHALLCSNEFLFKL
- a CDS encoding DUF1501 domain-containing protein, which produces MKHTEEGGAILGRTRRHFLSRSAAGLGAMALGSLLEPGLVRGAERLARGESWRGVLGALPFRAKAKRIIYLYQAGGPSHLETFDPKPKLKELDGKAMPESMTKGQQIAQLQGRELKCLAPQTEFKRYGQAGIEISELFPRTGAVMDEICLIRSLHTEQINHDPAHMFMNTGSIIAGRPSMGSWLLYGLGSEAEDLPGYVVLQSAGKGGQMQPIAARQWHSGFLPSRFQGVRLQSKGEPVLYLDRPPGVDQESQKRLVESVRELNVARHEDWQDPEILTRIAQYEMAFKMQASVPSLVDFSGEPQHVLDLYGAKPGDGSFASNCLLARRLAERGVRFIQLYHRDWDHHDDVKKDVPLKAEEVDRASAALLLDLKQRGMLDETLVVWGGEFGRTPMAQGKGRDHHIKGFSMWLAGGGIRGGMAYGGTDELGYAAVENPVSVHDLHATMLRLLGIEHTRLTFRYQGRDFRLTDVSGNVLKDILA